One genomic window of Candidatus Omnitrophota bacterium includes the following:
- a CDS encoding MtnX-like HAD-IB family phosphatase has protein sequence MSKNDKKIKNCVVFFDFDNTITEIDVLDDMLERFSRDDKWMQLEEEWRLGKIGSRECLDGQMRGIRLARERLDKYLTTIKIDPFFKKILKLCGSKKIKTVILSDNFEYILKGILKNNDIEGLDVYCNSLKMLEDVMIPSFPHSDKKCGGCAHCKSKNMLANVKAGFTSIYIGDGLSDLCPSRKAKLVFAKSSLKEHLKAEKVPHVPFDDMKDVYEYLKRRLA, from the coding sequence ATGAGTAAAAACGATAAGAAGATAAAAAACTGCGTTGTATTCTTCGATTTCGACAATACGATCACCGAGATCGACGTGTTGGACGACATGCTGGAACGTTTCTCGCGCGACGATAAATGGATGCAGCTTGAGGAGGAGTGGAGGCTCGGCAAGATAGGCTCCAGAGAGTGCCTGGACGGTCAGATGAGGGGCATTCGCCTGGCCCGTGAACGGCTCGATAAGTATCTCACTACGATAAAGATAGACCCTTTTTTTAAGAAAATCTTAAAATTATGCGGCTCCAAGAAGATAAAGACGGTGATATTAAGCGATAATTTCGAGTACATACTGAAGGGCATACTGAAGAATAACGATATAGAAGGCCTGGACGTTTATTGCAACTCGTTAAAGATGCTTGAGGATGTGATGATCCCGTCATTTCCGCATAGCGATAAGAAGTGCGGCGGGTGCGCCCATTGCAAGAGTAAGAATATGCTGGCTAATGTCAAAGCCGGCTTCACATCGATATATATAGGGGATGGTTTATCCGATCTATGTCCTTCCAGAAAAGCGAAGCTGGTATTCGCGAAGAGCTCGCTTAAGGAACACCTGAAAGCGGAGAAGGTGCCTCACGTTCCGTTTGACGATATGAAGGATGTTTACGAATATCTTAAAAGGAGACTAGCGTGA
- a CDS encoding sodium:calcium symporter has product MANKRQTWGTKLGIIMAVAGSAVGLGNFLRFPVQAASNGGGAFMIPYFIALLLLGLPLMWVEWTLGRYGGGFGHGTAPGIFHTMWEKNRFIKYFGVIGIFGPLIIFIYYVYVESWTLAYSFFAIIGKYSGSGTEGAMQSFLRGFQGLEKNQYFSSIIPAYTFFVITFLANIWVIYHGIKGGIEKLCKIAMPLLFICGFIVMARVLSLGTPDPSRPSWNLMNGLGFLWNPDFSALLSAKVWLAASGQILFTLSVGIGVILTYASYLSKGDDVVLSGLSAAGTNEFAEVVIGGSIIIPAAFVFFGPQNIQTIARGGAFNLGFVTMPLIFQKVAFAGLFGGAWFMLLFLSGITSSISLAQPAVAFLEDEFNITRFRAVQIFGAVTFVLCQPAIFLIGKGVVNELDFWGGTFCLVFFATIEIILFAWIFGMEKAWKEIHHGADMNIPKIYKFIIKYITPLFLFAILGFWFYQDGIPTILMKNVPDADKPFVLGTRLFLIAIFIALAVMVKVAWARKRRTRL; this is encoded by the coding sequence ATGGCGAATAAGCGGCAGACCTGGGGGACAAAGCTGGGTATCATAATGGCGGTGGCCGGAAGCGCCGTCGGGCTGGGAAATTTTCTGAGATTTCCCGTCCAGGCAGCCTCTAACGGAGGCGGCGCGTTCATGATACCGTACTTCATAGCCCTCTTACTTTTAGGCTTACCGCTTATGTGGGTGGAATGGACGCTCGGCCGTTACGGCGGCGGGTTCGGGCACGGCACGGCGCCCGGCATATTCCACACGATGTGGGAAAAGAACCGCTTCATAAAATACTTCGGCGTCATCGGGATATTCGGCCCGCTCATCATATTCATCTATTACGTTTACGTAGAATCCTGGACCCTTGCCTACAGCTTCTTCGCTATCATCGGGAAGTATTCCGGCTCGGGCACGGAGGGCGCGATGCAATCCTTCCTGCGCGGCTTCCAGGGGCTCGAAAAGAATCAGTATTTTTCGAGCATCATTCCGGCCTATACATTTTTCGTGATAACATTTTTGGCCAATATATGGGTGATATATCATGGTATCAAGGGCGGCATCGAAAAGCTGTGTAAAATAGCCATGCCGCTTCTTTTCATCTGCGGGTTCATAGTGATGGCCAGGGTCCTCTCGTTAGGCACTCCCGACCCTTCCAGGCCGTCATGGAACCTTATGAACGGGTTAGGGTTCCTGTGGAACCCGGACTTCTCGGCGCTCCTTAGCGCTAAGGTGTGGCTCGCCGCTTCGGGCCAGATACTCTTTACGCTCAGCGTAGGCATAGGCGTTATACTCACTTATGCCAGCTATCTCTCTAAGGGCGATGATGTGGTGCTGTCGGGACTTTCCGCCGCTGGAACCAATGAATTCGCCGAGGTAGTCATCGGCGGAAGCATCATTATTCCCGCTGCATTCGTATTCTTCGGGCCCCAGAATATCCAGACTATAGCCCGAGGCGGAGCGTTCAATCTCGGGTTTGTCACGATGCCGCTGATATTTCAGAAGGTGGCGTTCGCGGGCCTCTTCGGCGGAGCATGGTTTATGTTGTTATTCCTATCAGGGATAACCTCGTCCATATCGCTGGCTCAGCCGGCAGTCGCGTTTCTGGAAGACGAGTTTAACATAACCAGGTTTCGCGCCGTGCAGATATTCGGCGCCGTCACTTTTGTGCTCTGCCAGCCGGCGATATTCCTGATAGGCAAGGGCGTTGTGAACGAGCTCGACTTCTGGGGCGGCACGTTCTGCCTCGTATTCTTCGCGACCATCGAGATAATACTCTTTGCCTGGATATTCGGGATGGAGAAGGCGTGGAAGGAGATACACCATGGCGCCGATATGAACATTCCGAAGATCTACAAGTTCATAATAAAGTATATAACTCCGCTTTTCCTGTTCGCGATACTCGGCTTCTGGTTTTACCAGGACGGCATACCCACGATACTTATGAAGAACGTGCCGGATGCCGACAAGCCTTTTGTCCTGGGGACGAGGCTATTCCTGATAGCGATATTTATCGCCCTGGCGGTTATGGTGAAGGTGGCGTGGGCGAGAAAGAGGAGGACCAGGCTATGA
- a CDS encoding methyl-accepting chemotaxis protein, with translation MTNAGTPPRRIRRKNYFIDKKFQGTFILKFCMLVAATGLFIMVVLYSLSNKATTVSFINSRVVVQTTADFLFPLLIQTFVIATVFVGIATIFITLFISHRIAGPAYRFKKTLADLSGGNFSENCHLRRKDSLQDVAKALNDMMSNVRKGLTAVNSSLTKLKNKLGDVQKSKSVDDSELRELKKEASELDEALHHFKF, from the coding sequence ATGACAAACGCCGGAACGCCTCCTCGCCGGATAAGGCGAAAGAATTATTTTATCGATAAGAAGTTCCAGGGGACCTTCATCCTTAAATTCTGTATGCTTGTGGCCGCCACGGGCCTGTTCATAATGGTGGTATTGTATTCATTGTCGAATAAGGCCACCACAGTCTCTTTCATTAATTCTCGTGTAGTCGTCCAGACCACGGCCGACTTTCTCTTCCCGCTGCTCATACAGACATTTGTCATCGCCACGGTATTTGTAGGTATCGCTACCATATTTATTACTCTATTTATTTCACACCGCATAGCGGGCCCGGCCTACAGGTTTAAGAAGACGCTCGCCGATCTGAGCGGCGGGAATTTCTCCGAAAATTGCCATCTGCGCAGAAAAGATTCACTGCAGGATGTCGCGAAAGCCCTCAACGATATGATGTCCAATGTGCGTAAGGGCCTTACAGCGGTCAATAGCTCGCTCACCAAATTGAAAAATAAGCTTGGGGATGTGCAAAAGAGTAAAAGCGTGGACGACTCGGAGCTGAGAGAGCTGAAGAAGGAAGCCTCGGAACTTGACGAGGCGTTGCACCATTTTAAATTTTAG
- the malQ gene encoding 4-alpha-glucanotransferase — MAQEKVDLLKTLSSDKWKAIGTHKRAGLLVPLFSVYSKNSAGIGDLDDLKLLVDLCEKTGVSILQLLPMNEIGVTFCPYDAISSFALEPSYISFNAAPLTCNKAIKTKIDRIRKFFPAGSGHVDYAIREEKRQMLWDIFAAEAVASPEFKKFTGANKYWLDDLALYKVLKNRHLGKPWYDWEEGYAYRDEDALSLFEEDHKKDITFQKWIQWVLYKQFKAAKEYAVSKHVLIKGDLPILISRDSADVWAHPEYFKLDFAAGAPPDMYCSKGQRWGMPTYDWEKIAADKYKYFKEKLKYAENFYDILRIDHVVGLFRIWSIPYNEPLENEGLKGSFDPADENVWSDHGRRILSVLTDNTKMLLSAEDLGMIPKACPEMLKEFGIPGNEVQRWVKDWSVSHDFLAPKEYRAAAVAMLSTHDTTNWAAWWENEAGTVDEALFIRKCGERGINYERVKGELFDPERSGRGRLRWNDEVKTKEIYIGILGKREEELKDFLDMYENTYMEKEKLWARFKLNGAMKEKCDARIMRSALNITLSSRAVFSIELLIDYLYVGGIFIGDPYQYRINVPGTIAKTNWSLTIPLALEELLKHGVVDDIKELVDASGRKAL; from the coding sequence ATGGCTCAGGAAAAAGTAGATCTGCTTAAGACGCTCTCATCCGATAAGTGGAAGGCGATAGGGACCCACAAGCGCGCGGGCCTCTTGGTCCCGTTATTTTCGGTATATTCGAAGAATAGCGCGGGAATAGGCGACCTGGACGATCTGAAACTTCTGGTGGACCTATGCGAAAAGACAGGAGTCTCTATCCTGCAGCTCTTGCCGATGAACGAGATAGGGGTGACATTTTGTCCCTACGACGCCATAAGCTCGTTTGCTCTTGAGCCGTCTTATATATCTTTCAACGCGGCCCCTTTAACCTGTAACAAGGCGATAAAAACGAAGATAGACAGGATACGGAAGTTCTTTCCCGCGGGAAGCGGACATGTCGATTATGCCATACGGGAAGAGAAGCGCCAGATGCTATGGGATATATTTGCCGCGGAGGCCGTCGCCTCGCCTGAATTCAAGAAATTTACAGGAGCAAATAAATACTGGCTGGACGATCTGGCCCTCTATAAGGTCCTTAAGAACCGCCACTTGGGGAAGCCGTGGTATGACTGGGAAGAAGGATATGCATACCGCGACGAGGATGCGCTCTCGCTCTTTGAAGAAGACCATAAAAAAGATATCACATTCCAGAAGTGGATCCAATGGGTGCTGTATAAACAATTCAAGGCGGCAAAAGAATACGCCGTTTCGAAGCATGTCCTGATAAAGGGGGACCTGCCGATATTGATATCGCGCGACAGCGCCGATGTCTGGGCACATCCCGAATACTTCAAGCTCGATTTCGCGGCAGGGGCTCCGCCTGATATGTATTGCTCCAAAGGGCAGAGATGGGGCATGCCCACATACGACTGGGAAAAGATAGCCGCCGATAAGTATAAATATTTTAAGGAGAAATTAAAATATGCAGAGAACTTTTACGACATCCTGAGGATCGATCACGTCGTCGGCTTGTTCCGTATATGGAGCATACCTTATAATGAGCCGCTCGAGAACGAGGGGCTAAAAGGATCTTTCGACCCGGCGGATGAAAATGTATGGAGCGATCACGGCAGACGGATATTGTCGGTCCTGACGGACAATACTAAGATGCTGCTCTCGGCGGAGGATCTCGGTATGATACCGAAGGCCTGCCCGGAGATGTTGAAGGAGTTCGGCATACCGGGAAATGAGGTTCAGAGATGGGTAAAGGACTGGTCGGTGAGCCACGATTTCCTCGCGCCTAAGGAATACCGCGCCGCAGCGGTCGCGATGCTCTCCACGCACGATACGACTAACTGGGCGGCATGGTGGGAGAATGAGGCCGGCACCGTTGACGAGGCGTTATTCATCAGGAAGTGCGGCGAACGGGGCATAAATTACGAACGCGTTAAGGGAGAGCTCTTCGATCCCGAACGTTCCGGGCGCGGGCGCCTGCGCTGGAACGATGAGGTAAAGACGAAAGAGATTTACATTGGAATTCTGGGTAAGCGCGAGGAAGAGCTGAAGGACTTTCTCGATATGTACGAAAATACGTACATGGAGAAGGAAAAGCTATGGGCGCGGTTTAAGCTTAATGGCGCAATGAAGGAAAAGTGCGATGCCCGGATCATGCGCTCGGCTCTCAATATAACTTTAAGCTCGCGCGCGGTATTCTCGATAGAGCTTCTTATAGATTACCTCTACGTTGGCGGCATATTTATCGGAGACCCTTACCAGTACAGGATAAATGTGCCGGGCACGATCGCAAAGACCAACTGGTCCCTGACGATACCCCTTGCGCTCGAAGAGCTGCTGAAGCACGGGGTAGTCGATGATATAAAGGAACTGGTGGATGCCTCCGGCAGAAAAGCATTATGA
- a CDS encoding nucleotidyl transferase AbiEii/AbiGii toxin family protein yields the protein MDTFERHEVLEIEALERMNSGRFLEPLVFGGGTMLRLCYELNRYSVDLDFWFVKKTDPELYFTKLKKYLAEQYELTDAWIKHYTILLELRAKGYPKRLKLEIRKEVKKCDFEERIAFSTFSSKQVILKVMSLEQMMKNKIEAALERHEIRDFYDIEFLLRKGIALKASREDLNGLLRVSNRFKESDFRVALGSLVKKDVREYYITHKFTYLQEKIAAS from the coding sequence ATGGATACATTCGAAAGACATGAAGTACTGGAGATCGAAGCCCTGGAAAGGATGAATAGCGGCAGATTCCTTGAACCGCTGGTATTTGGCGGCGGCACAATGCTCAGGCTGTGTTACGAGCTGAACAGGTACTCTGTAGATCTCGACTTTTGGTTTGTGAAAAAGACCGACCCTGAATTATATTTTACTAAATTAAAAAAATACCTTGCCGAACAATATGAATTGACCGACGCCTGGATAAAACATTATACGATTTTGCTGGAGTTGCGCGCCAAAGGCTATCCCAAAAGGCTTAAACTTGAAATACGCAAAGAGGTAAAAAAGTGCGATTTTGAGGAGCGGATAGCGTTCTCTACCTTTAGCTCAAAGCAGGTTATCTTAAAGGTCATGTCTTTAGAGCAGATGATGAAGAATAAGATCGAGGCGGCTTTGGAGCGCCATGAGATAAGGGATTTCTATGACATAGAGTTTTTACTCAGAAAGGGGATAGCGCTAAAAGCGTCCCGGGAAGATTTAAATGGGTTATTGCGCGTGTCAAACAGGTTTAAAGAAAGCGACTTCAGGGTTGCCCTAGGTTCACTGGTAAAGAAGGATGTCAGGGAATATTACATAACACACAAGTTCACTTATCTGCAGGAAAAGATAGCCGCCTCCTAG
- a CDS encoding PEGA domain-containing protein, whose product MRPIDKIGRAIAFYFSVMLFCVLLPVILSYALGYKIDYRNFKIYKTGILYIASRPAGASIYLNGAMRQELTPAQIEELKPGDYKVEVRKDGFYPWEKDIVVKPNMATKADRIILFPITQEMKAISQRGIHDFIVSNKNYIYYMKKSGFFRSDMDGGNMTRLATYGNWPDGIIGKRFSSDGNDLLFFSPGTLGVIHMQQEAVKVEEVFTGDGLIIDAFWYPSANYIIVVTHKDIKVVELSGAGTRNIVSLYKFNSKPQNVGYDENSGSLYFIDTHIGADSKESNYLYRLNLKQKFFDSIIQSLIKKEQEAGYEKR is encoded by the coding sequence ATGAGGCCCATAGATAAGATAGGAAGGGCGATAGCGTTCTATTTTTCGGTGATGCTGTTCTGCGTGCTGCTGCCGGTGATATTGTCGTATGCGCTTGGCTATAAGATAGATTATCGCAATTTCAAGATATATAAGACGGGCATCCTTTACATCGCGAGCCGCCCGGCAGGCGCTTCGATATATTTAAACGGCGCCATGCGCCAGGAACTTACACCCGCCCAGATAGAGGAGCTGAAGCCCGGCGATTATAAGGTAGAAGTGCGCAAGGACGGTTTTTATCCGTGGGAGAAGGATATAGTCGTCAAGCCGAACATGGCGACGAAGGCGGACCGGATAATCCTCTTTCCGATCACTCAGGAGATGAAGGCCATAAGCCAGAGGGGTATACACGACTTTATCGTCTCGAATAAAAATTACATATACTATATGAAGAAGTCGGGGTTCTTTCGTTCCGATATGGACGGAGGCAATATGACGAGGCTGGCAACTTACGGAAATTGGCCCGACGGTATCATCGGCAAGAGATTTTCTTCAGATGGTAATGACCTCCTTTTTTTCTCTCCCGGCACGCTCGGAGTGATCCATATGCAGCAGGAAGCCGTGAAGGTGGAAGAGGTCTTTACGGGCGACGGCCTTATCATTGACGCGTTCTGGTATCCCAGCGCAAATTACATAATAGTGGTCACCCATAAAGATATAAAGGTGGTGGAGTTATCCGGCGCCGGAACGCGCAATATAGTGTCATTGTACAAATTTAATTCGAAGCCGCAGAATGTCGGTTACGATGAGAATAGCGGCTCATTATATTTCATCGATACGCACATAGGCGCGGATTCCAAAGAATCGAACTACCTGTACAGGCTTAACCTTAAACAGAAATTCTTCGACAGCATAATACAGAGTTTGATTAAGAAAGAGCAGGAAGCCGGATATGAAAAGAGATAG
- a CDS encoding putative toxin-antitoxin system toxin component, PIN family: protein MKVVIDTNVLVSGLLSPYGVSAEIIRMVASGAFDLLYDARIVSEYEEVLLRPKFSFDKTRIEQLIDFITHFGVPVASLPLSRHLPDLDDEPFLEVAISGKAECLITGNVAHYPARARRKLKVLTPRQFLNRFF, encoded by the coding sequence ATGAAGGTTGTCATCGATACCAATGTTCTCGTATCGGGCCTATTATCGCCTTATGGCGTGAGCGCGGAGATAATAAGAATGGTTGCCTCCGGAGCGTTTGATCTGTTATATGACGCGCGCATAGTTTCAGAGTATGAGGAAGTATTACTGCGACCGAAATTTTCTTTTGATAAAACCCGAATTGAGCAATTGATCGACTTTATTACGCATTTCGGTGTTCCGGTAGCATCCCTGCCGCTTTCAAGACATTTACCGGATCTGGATGATGAGCCGTTTCTGGAAGTCGCTATTTCCGGAAAGGCAGAATGCCTGATCACCGGCAATGTGGCCCATTATCCTGCCAGGGCAAGACGTAAGCTCAAAGTCCTCACGCCGCGTCAGTTCCTCAACAGGTTTTTCTAG
- a CDS encoding aminotransferase class III-fold pyridoxal phosphate-dependent enzyme — MKLESKYCSWGDTVHYVHEPNIFKSCHGSFLYDREGVEFLDLQMLYSAVNFGYSNGRVSNALKRQIDALPHLACQYLHEEKILLATKLARRAEKTFGEDGRIHFNVGGASAVEDSLKLVRNHTGKNLVFAFMGGYHGRTLGASAITSSYRYRERFGHFGDRALFVPYPYCFRCPYGEKRESCDMFCLKQFEKLFATEYYGVVNKKNNNCEFAAFYVEPVQGTGGYVVPPMEYFPALKKILDRYNIMLVDDEIQMGFFRTGKFWAIEHFNVSPDIIVFGKALTNGMNPISCIWAKEKLINPKVFGPGSTHSTFSSNPQGTAAGLEVMKIIEESDFATEIPKKGKYFLSRLKALRKKYPQIGDVDGLGLALRIEICQKDGYTPNKELTDRIEEIGLSGRLTTGGKTRGLVLDVGGYYKNVFTLAPSFYITEKEMDLGTDLFEEALVKAIKETS, encoded by the coding sequence ATGAAGCTGGAAAGCAAATATTGTTCATGGGGCGACACGGTCCATTATGTCCATGAGCCCAATATATTTAAAAGCTGCCACGGCTCGTTTCTATACGACAGAGAGGGAGTGGAATTTCTGGACCTCCAGATGCTCTATTCCGCCGTTAACTTCGGGTACAGCAATGGGCGCGTCAGTAACGCTCTGAAGCGCCAGATAGACGCGTTGCCGCACCTGGCGTGCCAATACCTGCATGAGGAGAAGATCCTGCTGGCGACTAAGCTTGCCCGGAGGGCCGAGAAGACGTTCGGAGAAGACGGGCGTATCCATTTCAATGTCGGAGGGGCATCCGCGGTAGAGGACTCACTGAAACTTGTCCGTAACCATACGGGGAAAAATCTCGTATTCGCTTTTATGGGAGGCTACCACGGCAGGACGCTGGGGGCTTCGGCCATAACATCGAGTTACCGCTACAGGGAGAGGTTCGGCCATTTCGGCGACAGGGCGCTGTTCGTTCCGTATCCGTACTGCTTCAGGTGCCCGTACGGCGAGAAGAGAGAATCCTGCGATATGTTCTGTCTGAAACAGTTCGAAAAACTCTTCGCGACGGAATATTACGGCGTTGTTAACAAGAAGAACAATAATTGCGAATTTGCCGCGTTCTATGTCGAACCGGTGCAGGGCACGGGCGGATACGTGGTGCCGCCGATGGAATATTTCCCGGCCCTTAAAAAGATATTGGATAGATACAATATAATGCTCGTCGACGATGAGATCCAGATGGGATTCTTCAGGACGGGAAAGTTCTGGGCCATCGAGCATTTCAACGTATCGCCCGACATAATAGTCTTTGGCAAGGCCCTCACGAACGGCATGAACCCCATCTCCTGTATATGGGCGAAGGAGAAGCTGATCAACCCTAAGGTCTTCGGGCCGGGCTCGACCCATTCGACGTTCTCATCCAACCCTCAGGGCACCGCAGCGGGGCTCGAGGTGATGAAGATTATAGAGGAATCGGACTTTGCTACAGAGATACCGAAAAAAGGCAAATATTTCCTCTCGAGGCTGAAAGCCTTGCGTAAAAAGTATCCGCAGATAGGAGATGTCGACGGCCTCGGCCTCGCGCTGAGGATCGAGATCTGCCAGAAGGACGGGTACACTCCTAATAAAGAGCTCACCGATAGGATAGAAGAGATAGGCCTGAGCGGGCGTCTCACCACAGGTGGAAAGACCCGCGGGCTTGTGCTCGATGTCGGAGGATACTATAAGAATGTCTTCACGCTCGCGCCTTCATTCTATATCACCGAAAAAGAGATGGATCTCGGAACGGATCTCTTTGAAGAGGCTCTCGTCAAAGCGATAAAAGAGACCTCGTAG
- the rlmN gene encoding 23S rRNA (adenine(2503)-C(2))-methyltransferase RlmN has product MDKTDIKNLSKAELGPALEELGAEDYRAKQIFRWLYKSGVRSFDEMTDLSDELRHKLKGRFHITHPVMLDSRRSASDGTTKYLLKLEDASTIETVFLPEGERATICLSSQVGCKFACSFCASAPFGFVRNLKASEILDEVIFVKSKNPGAPVTNLVFMGIGEPFDNYDNVLRAVRLFNDPDAFNIGARKITISTCGIIPGIERLADEALQVELSVSLHSADDDLRSKLVPINKKYHIKELIRACDEYIKKTNRVITFEYILIKGANASPIDALKLVKLIKNVKCKVNTIAYNKIRIKGYSGPSLTEIKAFLGILKDNGINVTHRKSKGEDIDAGCGQLRISRL; this is encoded by the coding sequence ATGGATAAAACTGATATAAAGAACCTGTCGAAAGCGGAGCTCGGCCCGGCGCTGGAGGAACTCGGCGCTGAGGACTACAGAGCGAAGCAGATATTCCGCTGGCTCTATAAGTCCGGAGTGAGGTCGTTCGATGAGATGACTGACCTCTCGGATGAGCTGCGCCATAAGCTCAAGGGCAGATTTCATATCACGCACCCGGTTATGCTCGACTCCAGGCGCTCGGCCTCGGATGGCACTACGAAGTATCTGTTGAAGCTGGAAGACGCGAGCACGATCGAGACGGTTTTCCTGCCGGAAGGAGAGAGAGCGACGATATGTCTGTCGAGCCAGGTCGGCTGTAAGTTCGCCTGCAGTTTCTGCGCGAGCGCTCCTTTCGGATTTGTGAGGAACCTTAAGGCCTCGGAGATACTGGACGAAGTCATCTTTGTGAAATCAAAAAATCCGGGGGCGCCTGTTACGAACCTGGTCTTCATGGGGATAGGCGAGCCGTTCGATAACTATGATAATGTATTGAGGGCGGTGAGGCTATTCAATGACCCGGATGCGTTCAATATAGGAGCCAGGAAGATCACCATCTCGACCTGTGGTATAATACCCGGGATAGAGAGATTGGCGGACGAAGCCCTTCAGGTCGAGCTTTCGGTATCGCTCCATTCTGCCGATGACGATCTCCGCTCAAAACTTGTCCCTATAAATAAGAAGTATCACATTAAAGAGTTGATACGCGCCTGTGATGAGTATATAAAGAAGACTAACCGCGTTATAACGTTCGAATACATATTGATAAAAGGCGCCAATGCTTCGCCTATAGACGCGCTTAAGCTTGTGAAGCTGATAAAAAATGTGAAGTGTAAAGTGAATACGATAGCTTACAATAAGATAAGGATCAAGGGTTACTCCGGGCCGTCGCTTACCGAGATAAAAGCCTTTTTGGGGATCCTTAAGGATAATGGTATAAACGTGACCCACCGCAAGTCGAAGGGTGAAGACATAGACGCCGGATGCGGCCAGCTCAGGATATCGAGGTTATAA
- a CDS encoding SurA N-terminal domain-containing protein produces MIRKRYLLFLLLAFFFVSGCCQKPCKVADKDTVVKINSYTITRDEFEQEFKDSAYGKIDSLESRQNFLTTLIDRKLILQYAQKEGLDKEKGFLRMIEKFWEQSLLKIALDQETKKIKESSFVTDDEVRRAYDNILKEGNISESYANAYKRIKWDLARSKETKIINDWIAGMRKKSHITVNNDILKEKK; encoded by the coding sequence ATGATAAGGAAAAGATATCTATTATTCTTATTATTGGCATTTTTCTTCGTAAGCGGCTGCTGTCAGAAGCCATGCAAAGTTGCTGACAAAGACACGGTTGTAAAGATAAACAGCTACACCATTACACGCGACGAGTTCGAGCAGGAATTTAAGGATTCCGCCTATGGCAAGATAGACAGCCTTGAGTCCCGCCAGAATTTCCTGACCACCCTGATCGACCGAAAACTGATACTGCAATATGCGCAGAAGGAGGGGCTCGATAAGGAGAAGGGTTTCTTAAGGATGATCGAAAAATTCTGGGAGCAGTCCCTGTTAAAGATAGCGCTGGATCAAGAGACAAAGAAGATAAAGGAGTCGTCATTCGTGACCGATGATGAGGTCAGAAGGGCATACGATAACATACTGAAGGAAGGCAACATAAGTGAATCGTACGCGAACGCTTATAAACGCATAAAATGGGACCTTGCCAGGTCGAAAGAGACAAAGATCATTAACGACTGGATCGCCGGAATGCGGAAAAAGTCGCATATAACCGTAAATAACGATATCCTGAAAGAGAAAAAATAA